In Holophagales bacterium, one DNA window encodes the following:
- a CDS encoding oligosaccharide flippase family protein gives MGDGLAAPSASQRVAGQALWSVLAKVATLAGTLGVSVIAARLLGKDAFGVWSLARNLGTFGVLLVSAGLDRALLRFVPELETQGSRHGVRRLFVWVLLAQLALLVVASALLLLLAPLFEQLFTPELVPLLPLVCLFAAAFTLKESVYQLHFALARARVLTIATAITGFGWLALTWWWLRGGGGAAAALAAQAAALAAAIAYLAPSLRRSLAEIPDRSTTEIAPRRVAAYAGSQVGSSLVNLIVQRQSEVYFLAAVVPPSVVGFYDLGYSLPQLGLELVPLSLYAVVLAAMTATVQRDPTRLGSLVGWYYKLLAVVTVPFALLGAAWADRGVLLLYGAEMAPAGDLARIFSVVHLLPFVSLPIGAALNVVERSHRTLGFGLVQVAVNLGLDLLLIPRFHVAGAVAAVVLSLVLVTPVTIRYALRQTGPLEFPWRWMLRLVVALSPGLLPALARPWLTGWWGLAVGVGAGAALMLLGLRFSGLLGSEERYRLREARFPAKRWLLLLLGVS, from the coding sequence GTGGGCGATGGCCTAGCGGCGCCCTCGGCTTCGCAACGTGTCGCCGGCCAGGCCCTCTGGTCGGTGCTCGCCAAGGTCGCCACCCTCGCCGGCACGCTCGGCGTCTCGGTGATTGCCGCGCGCCTGCTCGGCAAGGACGCTTTCGGCGTCTGGTCGCTCGCCCGCAACCTCGGGACGTTCGGCGTCCTGCTGGTCTCGGCCGGTCTCGACCGGGCGCTGCTGCGCTTCGTGCCGGAGCTCGAGACCCAGGGCTCGCGACACGGCGTGCGACGGCTCTTCGTGTGGGTCCTGCTCGCGCAGCTCGCGCTGCTCGTCGTCGCGAGCGCCTTGCTGCTCCTCCTCGCGCCGCTCTTCGAGCAGCTCTTCACCCCCGAGCTCGTGCCGCTGCTGCCGCTCGTCTGCCTCTTCGCCGCGGCGTTCACCCTGAAGGAGTCGGTCTACCAGCTGCATTTCGCGCTCGCCCGCGCCCGCGTGCTCACCATCGCCACGGCGATCACCGGCTTCGGCTGGCTGGCGCTGACCTGGTGGTGGCTCCGGGGCGGCGGCGGGGCAGCGGCGGCGCTTGCCGCCCAGGCCGCCGCACTCGCCGCGGCGATCGCCTACCTCGCCCCGTCGCTGCGCCGCAGCCTCGCCGAGATCCCCGACCGCTCGACGACGGAGATCGCCCCGCGCCGCGTTGCCGCCTACGCCGGCTCGCAGGTCGGCTCGAGCCTGGTGAACCTGATCGTCCAGCGGCAGTCGGAGGTCTACTTCCTCGCCGCCGTGGTGCCGCCCTCGGTCGTCGGCTTCTACGACCTCGGCTACTCGCTGCCGCAGCTCGGGCTCGAGCTCGTGCCGCTCTCGCTCTACGCCGTGGTGCTCGCGGCGATGACCGCCACGGTGCAGCGCGATCCGACGCGCCTCGGCTCGCTGGTCGGCTGGTACTACAAGCTGCTCGCCGTGGTCACCGTGCCGTTCGCCCTGCTCGGCGCCGCCTGGGCCGATCGCGGCGTGCTGCTGCTCTACGGCGCCGAGATGGCGCCGGCCGGCGACCTGGCGCGGATCTTCTCGGTGGTCCACCTGCTGCCGTTCGTCTCCCTGCCGATCGGCGCGGCGCTCAACGTCGTCGAGCGCTCCCATCGCACGCTCGGCTTCGGCCTGGTGCAGGTGGCGGTCAACCTCGGGCTCGACCTGCTGCTCATCCCGCGCTTCCACGTCGCCGGCGCAGTGGCGGCGGTGGTGCTCTCGCTCGTCCTGGTGACGCCGGTGACGATCCGCTACGCCCTGCGCCAGACCGGGCCGCTCGAGTTCCCGTGGCGCTGGATGCTGCGCCTCGTCGTCGCGCTCTCGCCCGGCCTGCTGCCGGCGCTGGCGCGCCCCTGGCTCACCGGCTGGTGGGGGCTCGCCGTCGGCGTCGGCGCGGGCGCCGCGCTGATGCTGCTCGGCCTGCGCTTCTCCGGCCTGCTCGGCTCCGAGGAGCGCTACCGGCTGCGCGAGGCGCGCTTCCCCGCCAAGCGCTGGCTGCTTCTGCTGCTCGGGGTCTCCTGA
- a CDS encoding alkaline phosphatase family protein, giving the protein MGDRCAVVMFVDACGWEVIRSRPWFLDRLPYRQKAASLFGFSSACVPAILSGRRPDENDHWSSFYYSPATSPFKALKLLRALPASLFDRGRVRRYLSKAIAVAYGFTGYFQIYNLPFEVLPLFDYAEKKDIFKPGGINRGPSIFDHLVATGVPYHVSNWHNSEEANVAALRSAVKAGEPRFAFLYSANLDGLMHEVTKASPAVDDKLRWYEAQIDSLLADARQRYGEVRFALISDHGMATIHRVVDLMPRIEALGLAFGVDYAAVYDSTMIRFWYFRDGAEARIREALPGDADGRWVERPELEAYGTFWPDHRFGQGIYALDPGVLLNPSHMGRVAPAGMHGYRPEHPDSDATLLASFTPSTPIRSIVDFHGLMREMAEWAMA; this is encoded by the coding sequence ATGGGCGACCGCTGCGCCGTTGTAATGTTCGTCGACGCGTGTGGCTGGGAGGTCATCCGATCCCGGCCCTGGTTCCTCGACAGGCTCCCCTACCGACAGAAAGCCGCGTCGCTCTTCGGGTTCTCCTCGGCCTGCGTGCCGGCGATCCTCTCCGGACGCCGTCCCGACGAGAACGACCACTGGTCGAGCTTCTACTACTCGCCGGCCACCAGTCCGTTCAAAGCCCTGAAGCTCCTGCGGGCGCTGCCGGCCTCGCTCTTCGACCGCGGACGGGTCCGGCGCTACCTCTCCAAGGCGATCGCCGTCGCCTACGGCTTCACCGGGTACTTCCAGATCTACAACCTGCCGTTCGAGGTCCTGCCGCTCTTCGACTACGCCGAGAAGAAGGACATCTTCAAGCCCGGCGGGATCAACCGCGGCCCGAGCATCTTCGATCACCTCGTGGCCACCGGCGTGCCGTACCACGTTTCGAATTGGCACAACTCCGAGGAAGCGAACGTCGCGGCGCTGCGCAGCGCCGTCAAGGCGGGCGAGCCACGCTTCGCGTTCCTCTACAGTGCCAATCTCGACGGCCTGATGCACGAGGTCACCAAGGCCTCGCCGGCAGTCGACGACAAGCTCCGCTGGTACGAGGCACAGATCGACAGCCTGCTCGCCGACGCCCGCCAGCGCTACGGCGAAGTGCGCTTCGCGCTCATTTCCGATCACGGCATGGCGACGATCCACCGAGTGGTTGACCTGATGCCACGCATCGAGGCGCTGGGGCTCGCGTTCGGCGTCGACTACGCCGCCGTCTACGACTCGACGATGATCCGCTTCTGGTACTTCCGCGACGGCGCCGAAGCGCGGATCCGCGAGGCGCTGCCGGGCGACGCCGACGGACGCTGGGTCGAGCGGCCGGAGCTCGAGGCCTACGGCACCTTCTGGCCCGATCATCGCTTCGGACAGGGGATCTACGCCCTCGATCCCGGCGTGTTGCTCAACCCCTCCCACATGGGGCGGGTGGCGCCGGCGGGGATGCACGGCTACCGGCCGGAGCACCCCGACTCGGACGCGACTCTGCTCGCGTCGTTCACTCCATCCACCCCGATCCGGTCGATCGTCGATTTCCACGGCCTCATGCGGGAGATGGCCGAGTGGGCGATGGCCTAG
- a CDS encoding glycosyltransferase family 4 protein, translating into MRTLFVNEKGCAYGGVEQAVGDTAAGLAARGHAVHLLSCEPIPEGRSPLGAPFASRTRLELQAAEGTWRRQLARALEAAAPDVVYVHRWAHRESLAELAVGLPTVRYAHDHDLYCPRRHKYFPLSRRICNHPLGVHCVLHGCLLTPQGPVPGLPGLVDLRAKARDLAFNRRLPTLAVGSRWMRDMMRRNGFAESQVVLLPPVPAGLERDTPAPPADGAVPTVLFVGQLIRGKGVDLLLAALAGVRRPFRALLVGTGAQQHELVEQTRQLGLGDRVTFVGWVPHDRLADYYRQAAVVAVPSRWPEPFGMVGLEAMWSARPVAAFAVGGIPDWLVDGETGLLAAEGDATGLGHALEELLSDADLGRRLGEAGFARAREHYRFADYLDRTAGLLAGAIAGAGASSGTARSSVAPVSGDGEEIDDL; encoded by the coding sequence ATGCGTACCCTGTTCGTCAACGAGAAGGGTTGCGCTTACGGTGGCGTCGAGCAGGCGGTCGGCGACACCGCTGCGGGTCTTGCCGCTCGCGGGCATGCCGTTCATCTCCTCTCCTGCGAGCCGATCCCCGAGGGCCGATCGCCGCTCGGAGCGCCCTTCGCCTCGCGCACGCGGCTCGAGCTTCAGGCTGCGGAAGGCACCTGGAGGCGTCAGCTCGCCCGGGCGCTCGAGGCCGCGGCGCCCGACGTCGTCTACGTCCATCGCTGGGCGCATCGCGAGAGCCTCGCCGAGCTCGCCGTCGGGCTGCCGACGGTTCGCTACGCCCACGACCACGACCTCTACTGTCCGCGGCGGCACAAGTACTTTCCGCTCAGCCGGCGTATCTGCAACCACCCGCTCGGGGTGCACTGTGTCCTGCACGGGTGTCTGCTGACGCCGCAGGGGCCGGTGCCGGGCCTCCCCGGCCTCGTCGACCTGCGGGCGAAGGCGCGCGATCTCGCCTTCAACCGGCGTCTGCCGACGCTCGCCGTCGGTTCGCGCTGGATGCGCGACATGATGCGGCGCAACGGCTTCGCGGAATCGCAGGTCGTGCTGCTGCCACCGGTTCCCGCCGGGCTCGAGCGGGACACGCCCGCGCCCCCCGCTGACGGCGCGGTACCGACGGTGCTCTTCGTCGGGCAGCTCATCCGTGGCAAGGGCGTCGACCTGCTGCTCGCGGCGCTCGCCGGGGTCCGGCGACCGTTCCGGGCCCTGCTCGTCGGGACGGGAGCGCAGCAGCACGAGCTCGTCGAACAGACCCGGCAACTCGGGCTCGGCGACCGGGTCACCTTCGTCGGATGGGTGCCGCACGATCGGCTCGCCGACTACTACCGGCAGGCGGCGGTGGTCGCGGTGCCGTCGCGTTGGCCGGAGCCGTTCGGCATGGTCGGACTCGAAGCGATGTGGTCGGCGCGCCCGGTCGCGGCCTTTGCCGTCGGGGGCATTCCGGACTGGCTCGTCGACGGCGAGACGGGGCTCCTGGCGGCGGAGGGCGATGCGACCGGGCTCGGGCACGCCCTCGAGGAGCTGCTCAGCGATGCCGACTTGGGGCGGCGGCTCGGCGAGGCCGGGTTCGCCCGCGCCCGGGAGCATTACCGCTTCGCCGATTACCTCGACCGGACCGCAGGTCTGCTCGCCGGCGCCATCGCCGGCGCGGGTGCGTCCTCGGGTACGGCGCGGAGCTCCGTCGCTCCCGTGAGCGGGGACGGCGAGGAGATCGATGACCTCTGA
- a CDS encoding glycosyltransferase family 4 protein — MTSELVVAVSLFANDRGTSGIGRYLKSVVSRLPAADPGVRLLLFVAREDLPVFAGFDERDDGRVRFVPVADRWNSPPLSLLWHAFAFPRAAARSGASVIYLPAGNRRLVPFGALPTLAVVHDLSWLHMEGKYDLARELYLRRFLPWMIRRSTRVVAISESTERDLVALAHCPAARITRVGNGFDATVFHPRDAGDSRRELAAAGLELPPRFLLYVSRLEHPGKNHVGLLRAYRRLLDRRPDFPDDLVFAGGRWSGAEAVDRALAELGLESRVHRLGFVADEHLPHLYATARGLVFPSLFEGFGLPILEAQACGLPVAGSALSSIPEVIGDAGLLFDPHDPDEIAAAIERLATDDARRSEMIDRGLANARRHTWEATAAATARLLREIAVAS, encoded by the coding sequence ATGACCTCTGAGCTCGTCGTCGCCGTCAGCCTCTTCGCCAACGACCGCGGAACCTCCGGCATCGGTCGCTACCTCAAGAGCGTGGTTTCGCGCCTGCCGGCCGCCGATCCCGGCGTGCGTCTGCTGCTCTTCGTGGCGCGCGAGGACCTGCCGGTCTTCGCCGGGTTCGACGAACGGGACGACGGTCGCGTCCGCTTCGTCCCGGTCGCCGACCGATGGAACTCCCCGCCGCTCTCGCTGCTCTGGCACGCGTTCGCGTTTCCGCGCGCCGCAGCCCGCTCCGGCGCCTCGGTCATCTACCTGCCCGCCGGCAACCGCCGCCTGGTGCCGTTCGGGGCGCTGCCGACGCTCGCCGTCGTCCACGACCTCTCCTGGCTCCACATGGAGGGCAAGTACGACCTCGCCCGCGAGCTCTACCTGCGCCGCTTCCTCCCCTGGATGATCCGGCGCTCGACCCGAGTGGTGGCGATCTCGGAGTCGACCGAGCGCGATCTCGTCGCGCTGGCGCACTGTCCCGCCGCGCGCATCACCCGCGTCGGCAACGGCTTTGACGCGACGGTCTTCCACCCGCGCGACGCCGGCGACAGCCGGCGCGAGCTCGCGGCCGCCGGGCTCGAGCTGCCGCCGCGCTTCCTGCTCTACGTGTCGCGGCTCGAGCACCCGGGCAAGAACCACGTCGGTCTGCTTCGCGCCTATCGCCGCCTGCTCGACCGGCGGCCCGACTTCCCGGACGACCTGGTGTTCGCAGGCGGTCGCTGGAGCGGGGCCGAGGCGGTCGACCGCGCGCTTGCCGAGCTCGGGCTCGAATCGCGCGTCCACCGGCTCGGCTTCGTCGCCGACGAGCACCTACCGCACCTCTACGCCACGGCGCGCGGTCTCGTCTTCCCGTCGCTCTTCGAGGGCTTCGGGTTGCCGATCCTCGAGGCGCAGGCCTGCGGGCTGCCGGTGGCCGGCTCGGCGTTGTCGTCGATCCCCGAGGTCATCGGCGACGCCGGTCTGCTCTTCGATCCGCACGATCCCGACGAGATCGCCGCGGCGATCGAACGGCTTGCCACCGACGACGCGCGACGCAGCGAGATGATCGACCGCGGGCTCGCCAACGCGCGTCGTCACACCTGGGAAGCGACGGCCGCCGCGACCGCCCGGCTCCTGCGTGAGATCGCCGTTGCCTCCTGA